TCATCGAAAGCTCAACTTCGCCGAATCAAACAATCCCTAATTTTTCACCTTCTGGATACTTCAAACACACAATAATTGAACCTCATGTTCCTATCACCAAACAATATGCAACCGAAACAACACGTTCTCTGCAAACCAATTCTGTCGCTTTCAACACAACCATGAACCGAACCAGATCACAAGATAACACGTTTCAGAAAAGTGTTTCAAGTTCGAGAATTCTCAATAATCTGAAATTGGCTAAAATAGATCCACCAGATTCGTATCAAAACACAATTACAAATATCAAATCACTGGATATGATCGAGTCAGGAGATTCATTCACTAAACCTCAAATCAAAAGTGACAAGTGGGTTAATGATTCCAGTAACAGTATCTATAATGGGAATAAAACCGTTTCCGAATATGGCACCTCTGATAATGGTTCGATTACCAATGAACTCGATATTCTTGATGGATTAGTTGacgatgaaaaatcaacacaagTCATGATGAAAATACCGAAACCTTTACTCGCAAATTCAACAGATGATTTTTGTCGAACAAATAATTCTGAAATCAGTTTTAATAGAAGTGATCCCTCAATTGCAAAAGTGGGAAATTCAAATGACTATGACTTTTGTAATAAGAGTAATTCTGATGTAAGTTTTAATGGCAGAGAATCAACCAAAAACGAATCTAATGCTGACAATGATTTCTGCaaatcaaaaagttttgctacacgcccaaaagtgaaaattgacgGTTTCTTGATAGACGAAGGTAAAGTATTTTATTAGCCTATTTGAGATtcaccaatttaaaaaataccaaaataagtATATGTATTAGAACGTAAAGATACATTTAAGTATTTTGTTTGTAATAATAACGCAGAAGAATTGAAACTGGCTGAAAAAATGACCGAAtgtattccaaaaaatttccaacccgGTAGAATGGTCTGCGTTTGTAATAAAACCTACTGCGATAAGATGTTACCTTTACGTCCGTTACCTTCCGGAAAGTTTTCTTGGTATAGGTCTTCTTCCGATGGTTACCGGTTTAATAGACACGATGGTCAACTTTCCCAACATACGAAAGATGTCAAGGGTATAGCTTAACGAACTCGATGATTTATTTTCTATTACTGCTATTATTTTGATTTCTATACGATGACAAAAGTTACGTGTGTTTCCTTTCCTTCGCAGATGCCCTTAAAATAGACACAAcagtaaaattacaaaaaatcatggGCTTTGGAGGAGCGTTCAGTGATTCCGCGAGTGGAAATATTTGGTCGTTGAGTCCATTAGCTCGAAAACAATTAATGCAgtaattttactttgaaatgaATCATTATAAATACCACTTACATGTTCCTATATTAAGCATGCCTAGTGCCTAGTTGCCTACTtatatgtttcatttttttactactcATATTGTTCAAATAGGTCGTATTATGGACCATTTGGATTGCAGTATGTTTTAGGACGAGTTCCCATCGGTGGAACAGATTTTTCATCGAGATTTTATACCAATATGGATActcccaaaaaattcaagttgagtGAACAAGATCTGAAACATAAGGTTTGTTCTTTTTAAACACGtatttcattaggtaggtaataattttttgatctgaaacTTCCCGATCATAAATGGAAACCAAGTTAGAACGAAAGAACATATTCTAAAActctcgtaaccaaaatttcaaacaatttggttaatttttcgatttttggcgaatttttgaaaataaaaaaaataaaaaaaaaaaaactgtttcaacggcaatttttaaacttttccatcaaatataaaattttgtgagcGAAGTGAGTCAATGTAAATAATCATTTCAATTCGGTTCCCAAACATCAACttctacctatgtatgtactaatTCGAGTCATTCTGCAACCTTCAGCaagttttcgaatttcttcagaaatttcaaatctttctGGAGGGGCTTAAAATATGAGCCTTAGGATCAATAACATTGAGAGGAGGTGCTTATTGGGTAAAACCttcgtaatcaaaatttcaggttctaacaataatttttggattcttggcgaatttttgaaaattcaaaaaattcaaaaaagatgtTTTGAAGACAtctgtttaattttttcgtcgGGAGacattttggaacgcagtggtttTTCATtgcctatttttcacatttttaccacatgaaaatcccctcccccccattttttttttaatgaacaacTTGAAACTGTGAGGAAATTGTTTTCAGTTTGTAGGCAAgtaggtaatttcaattttttaatttttcgaacaaatttattgatttttgtattttttctcattttatgagcttttaaaacaattttcaagtgtgtttcgaacaaaattcatgattttttcatgactttcgtGACCGTTAAACACTTTGCAATacctaatgataaaaaattgcatcaaaaaaagcaaaactttctaatcaattttgtcaaaaattatgaccaaTTTGgccatttcatcaaaaaattacttccagataattttgacaaaaaaacattacaacttttcgtcaactcgtcaaaaattgactctctctgaccattttgacaaaaaaacgggaattttttgacaatttggttaaaagtcatggttttttgggcaatcttggcaagaacaggactgtttgacaattttgacaaaaattgactgcaatgacaattttaccaaaaataggtacttttttgactgttttgataaaaataaccaCTTTGTGActatttctccaaaaattgacgcttttttattttcacacttCTTGATACCTACGAGCGaacttgaaaggaaaaaaatcagaattttataagcaagtttggcaaaaaaaaaacagaactttgggGAACaaaaagaggtttttttttcaacaacttttgaGAATTGACGAGCCCTCcagaaaagaattgaaaaaaggcCTGTCAAGAAGCATTCtcctcagaaatgaaaaatttccaaatagttTGTAGTTGTACCTTCAGACATTAATTTTCCATctttattggtatttttcagCTTAGGGGGATTTACACAAATGGACCAACTACATTTGAAGGACCAAGGGTgaggttttcttgaaaataaaccTATTTAAAAAGATTCTgcccattgaaaaaatttctatatacatcaatttttcatcttttttatttttttcaaatgatccaagatcatttgggggtccaaagaagtttttttttagaaaggggGTTATGTATAGAACATTCTAGTGTGGAAATGagatactttcaaaaattttcccctgattttgattttttcacattatatcttatgatttttctcaattttaaggaGATTCTTAAtggagaaagtttttttttttttttttttttttttttaaatttaaaagggGATTATTAAGAAAAGTTCTGATGAAGAAACAAATTCTAGGTAATttcaatgaatcgatttttttgtacattttttcatttttttcaacttggtggAAGGGGAGGGGCTACTGACACCACTTTGCTGGCAGACaaggaaaaactaaaaaatagggaattattttctcacccgaggtaacaactttggTGAAAgggaggtggaaaattccaactttgaaaaataaggtacaccctaaaCTACACATATGTAAATCAATCTATGGGTACAgattttttataaagaaaaatattccaaaaaatttcattaaaaaaacattaaataagTTTAGGTACtacaaaaacgcaatt
The sequence above is a segment of the Planococcus citri chromosome 3, ihPlaCitr1.1, whole genome shotgun sequence genome. Coding sequences within it:
- the LOC135838704 gene encoding lysosomal acid glucosylceramidase-like; its protein translation is MTCEKLFTRLNGRSQLHRQVLSNRKLANNAVLHFLLAAFLLKVEQIHSQSTETPYQSYSNVIESSTSPNQTIPNFSPSGYFKHTIIEPHVPITKQYATETTRSLQTNSVAFNTTMNRTRSQDNTFQKSVSSSRILNNLKLAKIDPPDSYQNTITNIKSLDMIESGDSFTKPQIKSDKWVNDSSNSIYNGNKTVSEYGTSDNGSITNELDILDGLVDDEKSTQVMMKIPKPLLANSTDDFCRTNNSEISFNRSDPSIAKVGNSNDYDFCNKSNSDVSFNGRESTKNESNADNDFCKSKSFATRPKVKIDGFLIDEEELKLAEKMTECIPKNFQPGRMVCVCNKTYCDKMLPLRPLPSGKFSWYRSSSDGYRFNRHDGQLSQHTKDVKDALKIDTTVKLQKIMGFGGAFSDSASGNIWSLSPLARKQLMQSYYGPFGLQYVLGRVPIGGTDFSSRFYTNMDTPKKFKLSEQDLKHKIPTILEAMELTRDKLKLMACSWTAPKWMKTNCSHYSGELKREYCQLYADYLVMFLDNYAKNNIKFWALSTGNKPMVAFNFTETPFINAMEWSPYKQSKWVTRYLVPTLRNSSHQHLELIIGEENREIIAYFVKWFFEPLVGEKYHNLTNDIVNEAYFHVSGISIHGYTDTIKNNLFLNQMAESYPEKYLLLAETACYGKPQLGAWNCAERYAMQIMDYLYHSTSGFVDWNLALDLEGGPNYLNNYHDAAITVDSKNDVFYKQPMYYVIGHFSKFIAPDSVRVYLEPFNTTFTGISAIAAQRPDNAIVIVAYNRSPQVQNTTFLIDKKHTLSLNLSARSINTVIFWQD